One genomic region from Jilunia laotingensis encodes:
- a CDS encoding TIGR04149 family rSAM-modified RiPP, whose product MKTDKLKLHEISGSELNELEMCRVLGGGEVGCCQCGCKYANSGGSSTSANNSANNAGGLTSDGSQQCCKYEGGTIESGDFDLYAIKDPCTTRQDNLCIPPPMIP is encoded by the coding sequence AATTACATGAAATTTCGGGTTCTGAGTTGAATGAGCTTGAGATGTGCCGCGTTTTAGGCGGTGGTGAAGTTGGTTGTTGCCAATGTGGGTGCAAATATGCTAACAGCGGTGGCTCTTCCACAAGTGCAAATAACAGTGCTAATAATGCTGGTGGGCTTACTTCGGATGGTAGTCAGCAATGCTGTAAATATGAAGGAGGGACTATTGAAAGTGGAGATTTTGATCTATATGCAATAAAGGATCCTTGTACCACGCGACAAGATAATCTTTGTATTCCACCTCCTATGATTCCTTAA